The Marinitoga litoralis genomic sequence GAAAATGGAAGAGTATGAAAAGATAAAAAGTTATGCTGTTAATTTAAAGGTAGATTTTGAAAATTACAAAGATATAGTACAAAAAGAAAAATTAAGAATAAAAAAGGAAGCACAAGAGAGTATTATTAAACAAATACTTCCAATATATAAGAACTTTAGTATAGTAATGAATAACCAAGAAAATTTAGATGTTTTTGCACAAGGCGTAGAAATGGTGTACAAATCATTTGTAAAAATGATAGAAAATATTGGAATAGAGTTTATTATGCCAAATAAAAATGATAAATTTGATCCGTTTGAACATGATGCGATAGAAAGAGTTGAAACAGATGAGGTTAAAGAGTATCATGTATATAGTTTAGAATCACCAGGTATTAAATTTGAAGGAAAAATATTAGAACCCGCTAAGGTAAAAGTAGCAATTAAACCGGTAAAAAAAGAGGAAAACAACGAACCAACAAACGAAGAAAGGAGTGAGTGATATTGAATCAAAAAAAAGATTATTATGAAATATTAGGCGTTTCTAGAAATGCATCGCCAGAAGAAATAAAAAAAGCATATAGACAACTAGTAAAAAAATGGCATCCAGATAGACATCAAGAAAATAAAAAAGAGGCAGAAGAAAAATTTAAAGAAATTCAAGAGGCATATGAAGTATTGAGTGATCCACAAAAGAAATCATTATATGATAGATTTGGGTTTGTTCCAGAAAATGGGAATCCGCCACCAAATCAAGGTGGAAGAGGGGGATTTGAAGATTTATTTGAAGATTTATTTGGTAATTTTGGAAACTTTGGAGATTCTTCAAGTCCATTTTCTGATATTTTTGATATGTTTATGGGTGGTGCATCTTCAAAAAGAAGACAAAGATCTTCTAAGCCACCAATAAAAGGAGAAGATAAATTCTTTTCAATTACAGTGGATTTAAAAGATGTATTAAACGATATAAAAAAATATGTTGAATACGATAGATATGCAGAATGTAAAGCATGTAAGGGTACAGGAGCAAAAAATGGAGATAGTTTTACAACATGTCCTAGATGTAATGGAACAGGTACAATAAAAGAAGAAGAAAGAACATTTTTTGGTGTATTTGTTAGAAATTATCAATGCCCTACATGTAATGGTGAAGGAAAGATAATAAAAGAAAGATGTGATGTTTGTCATGGAAGCGGTAAAGTAATAGTTAGAGAAAAAGTAGAAATTAATATTCCTGCAGGTGTTGAAGATGGATATGCATTTAGAATTCCCGGAAAAGGAAATGATGGAAAAAACGGAGGTCCTGCAGGCGATTTAATTATTAAAGTAAACGTTAGAAATCATCCTAGATTTGTGAGAAAAGGGAATAATTTAGAAACTTTTGTAGATATCGATTATGTTCAAGCATTATTGGGAGATACAATAGAATTAGAATTATTAAATGGGAAAACAACATTAAAAATTCCAGAAGGTACAAATCCTGGAACAGTGTTAGTATTAAAAGGACATGGGGTACCTGATTTTAGAACTGGTAAATATGGGGATTTATATGTTAAAATAAATGTAGTAATAAAAAAACCCGGGTTAAGAGAGAAGAAACTATTAAAGGAAATCGCTAAAATAAAAAAATTGGGGGAATAGAACTTGGGTAAAAATATAAAAAAAGAATCATTTAATTATATTATAATAACTATAGGAACCGTATTAACTGCATTAGGAATTGTGTTATTTCTTGATCCATTTTCTATTGTAGCAGGAGGAATAAGTGGATTAGCCATTGTTTTGAAAAATTTATTTGGTTGGTGGCTAGGGCTTCAAATGCTTATATATAACGTATTTTTGTTTGCATTAGGTTTCTGGTTATTGGGAATAGGATTTGGATTTAAGAGTTTATATGCTGCAACATTATTATCTGTATTAATTGATTATTTTGAACAAGGGCTACATTTAGATAAAATGATGAAAGAATTATTATTGAATTCAAGTTATAATATGGACCCATTATTAATGGGAGCAATATATGGTGGAGCTTTAACTGGAATAGGATTAGGTTTAGTAATTTGGAGAAATGCATCTACCGGTGGGACGGATATAATAGCTTTAATAATAAATAAATATTTTCATATATCTTCTGGTAAAGGTTTGTTATTAGTAGATTCTTTAGTTACAGCATCGGCTTTTTTAATAAATCCAATTGTTCCAATGTATGGTGTAATAACTATATTTGTTACATCTAAAATGATAGATACAGTTGTAGAAGGTTTTGAATCAACAAGAACGGTGTTTGTAATAAGTGAAAAATGTGATAAAATTAAAGAGAAAATACTAAAGGATTTGGATAGAGGAGTAACTATTATCGAAGGTAAAGGTGGATATACATTAAAAGAAAGAAATGTTTTAATGGTTGTATTAACAAGACGTGAATTGGGTGAATTAAGAAGAATTATTCGAGATGTAGACGAAACTGCTTTTGTTAATATATTGCCGAATACAGAAACTTTAGGGTATGGATTTAAAAGGCTAAGATAAGGAGGATTTATTGTGGAAGACCCCAGTAGTTATCAGCAGATTATTATAATGATAGTAGAAATTATAGGGTTGTTATTTCTATCGGCATTTTTTTCAGCATCTGAAACTGCTTTAACTTCAATGAGCAGATTAAAAGTAAAAGATTTAATTGAGAATGAAGATGATGAAAATGTAAGAGAAAAACTACATCACTTTTTGCAACATCCGAACCAATTATTGACGACTATATTAGTAATGAATAATTTGGTAAATATTTTAGTTTCCTCATTAACTACAGCATTTATTATCGAGTTGGTACCTGGAAATACTGGTAAAGTGGTCGGGATAGTAACTGGGATATTAACATTAGCTATTTTGATTTTTGGTGAAATAACGCCAAAAGTATACGCTAGAGAAAATACAGAAAAATTCTTTAATATAGTATTTCCGGTTATTTCATTTTTAACTTATATATTAAAGCCTATAATTTGGTTATTAGTTAAAATATCAAACTTTTTTATTAAACTATTTGGTGGAGAAAAAATTAGCGAAGCACCGTTTATTACAGAAGATGAAATAATAAATTATTTAGATATAGGTCATGAAGAGGGCGTTATTGAAAAAGATGAAAAGTTTATAATGAAAAGAGGACTTGAATTAAAAGAAATTTCTGTAAAAGAAATTATGACCCCAAGGGTAGATATTGTAGCTATTTCTGAAGATGAAACCTTAGATGATTTTGTTAAATTAATTAATGAAGAAGGATATTCAAGAATTCCGATATATAAGGAATCAATAGATAATATTATTGGTGTATGTTATGCTAAGGATTTATTTAAAATAATAGAAAAAGAAGGAATGAAAGAAGATATATTACAATTAAATATTAAAAATTTAATGCATAAGGTAGAGTATATTCCTTTAACTATGAAAGTTAGAGATGTTATGAAGTTGTTTTTAGAAAAACACACTCATATGGCTATAGTTGTCGATGAATATGGAGGTACAGCAGGATTAGTAACATTAGAGGATATATTAGAAGAATTAACTGGTGAAATATTAGATGAATATGATATTGTATCTGAAGAAATAAATATTGTTAAATTGGGTAAAAATGTTTATTTAGTCAATGGTACAACCCCAATTAATGATATAGAAAGAGAACTTGATTTAGAATTACCAGAAACAGATTTTGAAACTATTGGAGGATTATTATTAGAAGAGTTTGAAAGATTTCCAAAAGCAGGAGAAAAAATTACTCTTGAAGGAGTAATATTTGAAATAGTTTCTGTATCGAAAAATAAAATAGATAAGGTGAAAATTACTGTTAAGGAGGATTTTAATGAAAACAAATCCGGAGAAAATTGAATTATTATATGAAAAAGCAAAAGAAGCAATGAATAAATCCTATTCGCCATATTCAAAGTTTAAAGTTGGAGCTGCTTTAATAACTAAAAGCGGTAAAATTTATACAGGAACCAATATAGAGAACGCATCATATGGTTTATCGATGTGTGCAGAAAGAACAGCTATATTTAAAGCAGTATCAGAAGGAGAAAAAGACTTTGAAACATTAGTTGTTATAGCTGATACAGATGGACCAGTTAGTCCGTGTGGTGCATGTAGACAAGTTATTGCAGAGTTTGGAGTAGATGAAATTGTTTTAACTAATTTAAAAAAAGATTTTAAAATCATGAGCGTTGAAGATCTTCTTCCATATGGTTTTTCTGGAGAAGAATTAGATGATAAAAATTCTGATAATTGATGAAAATAATGAACAAAGATCATATTTAAAAGAAGTTTTAATAAATTCGACGATATTGGATGATGAAATAGATGTATATGAAGCATCAAATGGTTTAGAGGGGTTAAAAATGGCTCAGTATAATGAGCCAAATATTGTTATATTAGAGCAACAATTAAAGGAAATAGATGGTATAACACTTTGTAAAGAATTAGCAAGTAAAAAAGATATACCAATAATATTTTTAACAGCAATACGAGATAATGAAATAAAAGAACAAGCATTTAGAGCTGGCGCATCAGATTATTTAATAAAACCAACACATCCATATGAATTATTAATTAGAATAAAAAAACATTATGATTTTTATATGCTTCAGAAAAAATTAAAGGATACATTAGAAAATTATGAAAAAGATATAAAAATAGCTAGAATAGTACAAAAAGGGTTATTGCCGAAAAATAAAAAAAATGATAATGTAGTATTTGATTATATATATATTTCATCTCATTATACATCAGGTGATATGCTAGATGTAATCCAATTAGATGATGATAAGGTTTTTGTATACGTGTATGATATATCCGGACATGGAGTTACATCAGCACTATTATCAATTATTGTTAAACAAGAAATAGAACAAATAATAAAAGAAGAATACAATTTAAAGGATATAGTATTAAAACTAGAAAAAAGAACAAAAGAACATTTTTTTGACGGTAGATATTTTACAGGTATATTTGCTATTATATCTAAGAATGAGATCGAATATATTAATATAGCTCATAGGGAAATGATATTTTTGAAAAATAGAGAAATAGAAATAGATAGCGAAACAGATTTTCCTATGGGAGTTGGATTAATACATAAAGATAATTTGCATGTGCATAAAAAGAAGATAGATAATGATACGATGATATTATTATATACAGATGGATTATTAGAAGTAAAAGACTTTGATGAAAATTCATTATATAATTTATTATCTAATATAAAAAACAATGATCCAGAAGATATAATGCATACTATAAGAACTGCAATTAATCTTTATTTAGATTATAATTATCCAAATGACGATATAACTGTTTTGGGATTAAAAATACTTTAGGAGGAAACAATATGAGTTTAGAACATCTAGAAGAAAAACAATTAAAGGAAGAAAAAATTTTTTCTGGAGTGTTATTAGACGTTAGAAAAAGCACTGTAGAATTGCCAAATGGAAAAGAATCAACTAGAGAATATGTTGTTCATCCAGGAGCTGTTGCAGTTTTGCCAGTTGAAGGTGAGTATGTATATTTAGTTGAACAATATAGATTCCCAATTAGAAACAGTTTATTAGAGATTCCAGCAGGGAAATTTGATAAACCAGGTGAAGAACCTTTAGAATGTGGTAAAAGAGAATTAGAAGAGGAAATAGGTAAAAAAGCAAAAACATGGGAATATTTAGGATATATATACACCACTCCAGGTTTTTCTAATGAAGTTATACACCTTTATTTAGCAAAAGATTTCGAAAATACAGAAATGAATTTAGATGAAGATGAATTTTTAGAAGTAAAGAAATTAAAGATAGATGAATTCGAAAATATGATAATGAAAAATGAAATTACAGACGCTAAAACTATAGCAGCGTACACAAGAGCAAAATTATTAGGAGGGATATAAAATGGTTAGGGTAAGATTTGCACCAAGTCCAACAGGTTTTTTACATGTAGGAGGAGCAAGAACTGCATTATATAATTATTTATTTGCAAAAAAGCATAATGGTACATTTGTTTTGAGAATTGAAGATACAGATATTGAAAGATCAACAAAAGAATCAGAAGATCAATTAATAGAAGCTTTAACATGGTTGGGTTTAGATTGGGATGAAGGACCAAATGTAAAAGGTGAATATGGACCATATAGACAAAGTGAAAGAACATATATATACAAACAAATGACTGAAAAATTAATTAATGAAGGGAAAGCATATTATTCATATGTATATCCTGAAGAAATGGAAGAAATAAAAGAAAAATTAGCTAAAGAAGGTAAACCACCACATTATTCATATGAATTATTAGAACCATATAATACTGAAGAAAGAAAAAAAGAATTTGCTGAAAAAGGATTAAATCCAGTAGTATTTTTTAAAATGCCAAGGAAAGCATTTTCAATTAATGATTTAATTAAAGGGCCAGTAACATTTGGGGAAGGTGCAATTGGAGATTTTATTATCATGAGAAGCAATGGATTACCTACATATAATTATGCAGTTGTTATAGATGATATGACAATGGAAATTACTCATGTAATTAGAGGAGATGATCACTTATCCAATACATTAAGACAGGTAGCATTATATGAAGCTTTTGGTGTAAAAGTACCAGAATTTGCACATGTTTCAATGATTTTAGGACCAGATGGAAAAAAATTATCCAAAAGACATGGAGCAACATCTGTTGAAGAGTTTAGGAATAAGGGGTATTTACCAGAAGCATTAGTAAATTATTTGGCATTATTAGGATGGTCTCACCCTGAAGGAAAAGAAGTAATGCCATTAGAAGAAATGATAGAAAACTTTGATTTAAATAGAGTAAATTCTAGTCCAGCTATTTTTGATAATGAAAAATTAAAATGGATGAATGGTGTATATATTAGACAAGCGAATTTAGATAGAATAGTAAAATTATCAAAACCATTCATTATTGAAAAAGGATTATTAACAGAAGAACAATTTGAAAATAATAAAAAATGGGTAACAGAAGCAGTTGATATTGTAAGAGAATCTGTTGAAGATTTATCTCAAATCCCTGAAAGATTAGAAATATTCTTAAAAGATTTCGAAGCTGATTTAGAAAATGAAGAGTTAAAAGCATTTTTAGAAGAAGATGGAGTAAAAAATACAATTAAATTAATACATGAAAAAATTTTAAATGATCCTGATTGGAAAGTTGAAACAATCTTAAAGAATATAAAAGAAGCTATGAAAGAAGCAAAACCTAAAAAGAAACCATTCTATATGTCATTAAGAAAAATATTAACAGATTCTTTTGAAGGACCTGATCTAGTAAAAACTATTCATTTAATAGGAAGGAATAGGGTTTTACAAAGATTAGAAAGAGTGGTGGCAAGATGGTAAATATTAAAATTTTTGACACGTTAAAAGGAGATTTGGTGGATTTTGAGCCCATTGAAAAAAATCATGTTAGAATGTATGTTTGTGGCCCAACAATATACAATTTAATTCATGTTGGAAATGCAAGACCTATGATTGTTTTTGATGCATTTAGAAGATTTTTAGAGTATGTTGGGTACAAGGTAACTATGGTTCAAAATTTTACAGATATCGATGATAAGATAATAAATAAAGCTAATGAAGAAGGAGTTCCTTTTGAAGAAATAGCAGAAAGATATATAGTTGAATATTGGAAAGACTCATATAATTTAAGAATAAGAGCTGCAAATTATCATCCTAAAACATCTAATTATGTTTCAGAAATAATAGAATTTATAGAAGATCTTATAAAAAAAGGATTTGCATACGAATCAGCAGGAGATGTGTATTTTGATGTTTCAAAATTTGAAAAATATGGAGAATTATCTCATAGAAATCCAGATGATATGATATCTGGAGCTAGAATTGAAATATCAGATAAAAAGAAAAACCCATTAGATTTTACATTATGGAAAGCTGCTAAAGAAGGAGAACCATATTGGGAAAGTCCTTGGGGAAAAGGAAGACCAGGTTGGCACATTGAATGTTCAGTAATGTCTAATTGTCTCCTTGGTGATACTTTTGATATACATGCTGGTGGAAATGATTTAGTATTCCCACATCATGAAAATGAAAAAGCACAATCAGAAGCAAGACATGGAAAAACTTTTGCAAAATATTGGATGCATAATGGTATGATTAAATTTTCCGGAGAGAAAATGTCAAAATCTATTGGTAATATATGGTTAGTTAGAGAATTAGTAAAAACATATGATGCTGATACTATTAAAACATTTATATTGTCAAAACATTATAGAACACCACTTGACTTTACAGAAGAAGGACTAAATGCACAAAAGAAATCTGTGAAAAGAGTAAATGATGCATTAAAAAGAGTAGAAGAAAAATATAATGATCATGTTCCATATATTCCAAAATCTGATTATATGAAAGAAAAAATAAAAGAATTTATTGATTATTTATCTTTAGATTTCAATACACCTAAAGCTATAGCATTAATATTTGATTTAGTAAATGAATTAAATAAAACTGATAAAGAACAAAGAGTATTAGAAATATATCATTTAATAAGAAATGAGTTTGGACCAGTTTTAGGTATTTTTGAATTACCAACAAAAGAAGAAAAAGCATTAAAAACAGAAGAATTAATGAACATATTAATTGATGTTAGAAATGCTTTAAGAAAAGAAAAGAATTTCCAATTAAGTGATTATATTAGAGATACATTAAAAGGTGTTGGAATAATATTAAAAGATACACCGGAGGGAACTAAATACGAAATAGAATAATCAAAATAAATAATCGAGGCAATGCCTCGATTATTTATTTTTATGAAATATTCTTCATGATGATTTGACAAGTGTAAAAAATGTGTTATAATTGTAAAGAAATAGAAAAAAATGGAGGTAGGGTGATGAACTGCGAAAATGATATTTTATCTAATTTTGAGTTAATGGCTGAGCTATCCACAAAGTTTACTGGTGAAGAAAATGAAAAAGAGTTTATGAAAAAATTATTATCTGTTGCTGTAGAAAGTATTCCAGAAGCAGAAGCTGGAACAATATGGCTTATAGATAATACATTGTATAAGGCAGTAGCTGGATATAATTATAATGAAAAGATTATAGAAAATTTAATAGTTCCATTAGAAGATTCATATATCTATAATCACATAGATAGAGAAGATATAATTGAAATTGATTCATTTGAAGAATATAAAAGCCCATCACAAATTTTTAAAGAAAGCATTTTTATGCTACATGAAAAACATGAAAAGATGATAACTTTAGCCTATCCACTAAAAGTAGGTAATAAAATTAAAGGTCATATATATATAGATAATTTCAAATTAAACAAATTTAGTGAAACAGCTAAAAAATCATTAAAAATATTTGGTAGTTTCGCTTCAACTTTTTTAACTTTAAAAGCTTTGAGAGATGAAGAGAAAAGCGCAAATGAATTAAATAGAATTTATTTAAGTTTTATAACACATGAGATAAGAACGCCTTTAACATCAATTCTTGGATATGCTGAAGGTATTTTAAGAAGCAAAAATGATTTATCAAAAGATGAAATAGTTGATTTAGTAAAAAAAATATATTTAAGTTCAAAACATATGAATTCATTAATATCTGATCTTTCAACATTTAATAAATTAAATAGAGAAGAAGAATTAAATATTGCTGAATTACATTTAAAATTTTTAATATATGAATCAATATCTATAGTAGAACCTCAACTTTCTCCGGAGGTTGAATTGAATATAAAATTTGGAGAAGATATTCCAGAAATGATAGAAACTGATCCAGTGAAAATGAAGCAAATATTAGTAAATATTGTTGGAAATGCAATAAAATATACCGATGAAGGGTATGTGAATGTAAAAATTGATTTTGATGAAAAGACAAAAGAATATATTATTATAGTTGAAGATAGTGGACCAGGAATGCCAAAAGAAAAGTTAAATGAAATATTTAAACCATTTGTAAGACTTGCTAAAAATAAACCTGGAAGTGGTTTGGGATTAGCTATAGTAAAGAAGCTAATTGAGCAATTAAAAGGAAGAATTAGTATAGATTCAGAAGTTAATAAAGGTACTACTGTAGAATTAAGATTTCCACAACATATATAAATTAACCCCCTGGACTTTTTCCAGGGGGTTATTATTATCCTTTTTTATCTAAAGCTAATTTATCTTCGTTATTAGCATATCTTTTCATTCTTGTTTCGTAATTATATACTCCACGTTTAGAAGGATATTTTTCTGCATATCCTCTTTCATACCATAATTTTTCTGCATATTCTTTCCAACCTTCTGCTAATTTATCAATCTCTGGAGCTAACTCAGTAACTACTTTTTCACTTCCAGGATGTTGAGGAATAGCATTAAATTTCTTTACCATTGATCTAAATACCTTTGGATTATCAATAATTGGACATGGTCTGAATAAATTATTTGAATATGGTATTGTTCTCTTATATGCTTCAAAGAATGGAGATTTTATGATTTCTATAATTGATTTTTCTCTTATATTGTCAACAGCAAATTGTTGGAATACACATGGTTCTGCATATCCTTTAGCGTTTATGTGTAAGTATTTAGCTCCAGCTGCTAAACAACCATGAGTTAAGAAACCATGGTTCCAGAAGTCTGCAACAAATGCAAACTCTCCTCCAAGTCTTTTCTTTTCAGTAACTTCAAATCTTTCATATCTTTGTTCTGGGGTTGGAACAAGATCCATTGTTGGATCCATACCTACAGGCATGAATTGATAAATCCAAACATAAGCTACATTATTTTCTTTTAAGAAATTCCAGAATTCATCGCTCATTATTAAATCGTGATTTTTTCTTGTTGCTGTTACTGATGCACCATATATTACGCCATATTTAGTCAATAATTCCCAAGCATTTAATACCTTCTTAAATACACCTTTACCTCTTCTCCAGTCAGTCATTTCTTCAAAACCTTCAACTGAAATGGATAATGTAGCATTACCTAATTCGGCTAATCTCTTTGCTTTTTCTTCATCAATTAAAGTACCATTAGTATAAATCATGAAATATGAATCGTTGAATTCTTCTAACATTTCAAATAAATGTGGATAAATAAATGGTTCTCCACCAGTAATTACAAAGAAATATATACCTAATTCATTAAATTGTCTAATTACACTAAATAATTCATCTTTAGATAATTGATATTTATGACCATATAACCCAGCGTAACAACCTACACATCTTAAATTACATGCATATGTTGGACTGATAACTGCTAATTTAGGTAAAACAACTTCATGTTCATGCATTTTTTCTTGTCTTACCTTTTCGCCAACAGCAAATTCGTTTATAATAAGGTTATTAACGATTTTTTCTACAACCTTAGGATTTGCTTTTTTAAATGTTTGAGACCAATTAACTAACATTGGATCTCTATTTTCTGCCCCTTCAGCTAATTTTCTTAATCCGCTTTTTGCAGGTTCTTTGGCGAAATTAGCCAATGTTCTTAATAATTTACCTAAATCTTCCACTTCTGCATTTCTCACAACATTTGTTACTAATTTAGCTGATTGCTTCATCATCATACTTTTCATACTATCAAGGATTTTCATATAAATCCCTCCTTAGTAAAAATTTATTTAAGATATAATTTTTCCTATAATATATTCTAAAGATGGACATAATTCACCTTCTTCAAATTCAACACCAACTGACTTATAAATACCAATACCATCAATCATTGCTTGTAATATAATAGCTATAGTTTTATTTGGTACAAATTCTGACCAAAGTTCAAATAATTGAGAATAATATTCATGAAATAATTCTCCGAGCTCTTTAATTCTTTTTTTATTATGAATAGAATTTATTAAAATCTCAAAAAGTCTTAAAAGATCATCAGATGGAAATTCTTTTATTATTTTTGAATATAATTTAATAACAGCTTTAGCTTTTTCTTCTTTTGAAGTTTCTTTTGGTATTAATTTTCCAATATAATTTTTCAATCTTTCTACTAATATTCCAAAAGCTGTAATTATTAAAGTGTCTTTGCTATCAAAGTATAAATATAATGTCCCTTTAGAAACTCCTGTTTCTCTAGCTACATCATCCATTGTAAAACTTGATAATCCTTTTGAGATAATTAAATCTAAAGCATTTTCAGCAATTTCTTTTTTTCTTTGTTCTTTATATGCATTTTTTTTGTTTTTAATGTCAGATACCATAATACCACCCCTATGACTGACTGGTTAGTCAACTATATTATAATACTTTTTACAAATAGTTTCAAATATGACATAATAAGTCATAAAATTGAACTGTCAGTATATAAGATTTTAAAAAAAGCATATAATAAAAATTTTGGAGTATATTTTACTGACTGACTGGTTAGTCGATATTTTTGTCGTTCTTTAATCAAATTGTTACATAAGAATAATCACAGGATATTTAATATAATATATAATATTAGTAGAAATATTAACCCGCCGGGGGAGCTCCTATTCCGGAGCTGAGATTAAGGTGGAAGCCTTAGACCCCAGCACCTGATCCGGGTAATACCGGCGTAGGGAGAGCGGAATCAAAAATAATTGCGCCTTCCGAGCCGGAAGGCGCTTTTAATTTATATTATAAGGAGGTAATTATATGAAGAGAGTATTATTATTAATGATTAGCATTATTATTATTTCATTTGTATTTGCTGAATCTTTGACAGTTTATGTGTATGATAGTTTAGATTGGATAAAAAAAGGTACTATACAAAAATTTGAAAAAATGTATGGTGTAGATGTTAATGTTGTGGTATTAGGAGATGGAGGAAATGTATTAGCTAGGTTAAAAATGGAAAAGAAAAATCCAAAGGCAGATGTTGTAATTGGATTAGATCAATCATTATCAGTATTGGCTATTAATGAAGATTTAATTATGTCATATAAACCATTAAATATTAGTAAAATAAAAAGTGATGATCTTATATATGACAAAACATACCATTTAATACCATATGACTATGGTGCAATAGCAATAGTATATGACCCTGAAAAATTAGATGTTGTTCCTAAATCATTTGAAGATTTGACAAAGATGAATAAGAAACTTATTATTCAAGATCCAAGAACATCTTCTACAGGACAAGCATTTCTATTATGGACAATTGCAGTATACAAAGATCAATGGAAAGATTTTTGGAAAAGATTAAAACCTGCTATATTAACAGTAACTCCTGGCTGGAGTGAAGCTTTTGCAAAATTTGAATCTGGAGAAGCTCCTATGATGGTTAGTTATGCTACAGATGGAGCATATTCATATTATTATTATAATTCTACAAAGTACAAGGCATTTATTCCAGAAGAAGGCGCATACGTTCAGATTGAAGGTGCAGGAATAGTTAAAGGAAGTAAAAATATAGAATTAGCTAAAAGGTTTATAGAATTTATATTATTTGATGAATTCCAAAAAGAAATTCCTTTAAATCAATGGATGTTCCCAGTAA encodes the following:
- a CDS encoding nucleotide exchange factor GrpE; amino-acid sequence: MPKKQKNMDNIENKEKEIDKDMKKLMNEIEELKKQLEEEKVEKEKIKEEFEKKMEEYEKIKSYAVNLKVDFENYKDIVQKEKLRIKKEAQESIIKQILPIYKNFSIVMNNQENLDVFAQGVEMVYKSFVKMIENIGIEFIMPNKNDKFDPFEHDAIERVETDEVKEYHVYSLESPGIKFEGKILEPAKVKVAIKPVKKEENNEPTNEERSE
- the dnaJ gene encoding molecular chaperone DnaJ, which codes for MNQKKDYYEILGVSRNASPEEIKKAYRQLVKKWHPDRHQENKKEAEEKFKEIQEAYEVLSDPQKKSLYDRFGFVPENGNPPPNQGGRGGFEDLFEDLFGNFGNFGDSSSPFSDIFDMFMGGASSKRRQRSSKPPIKGEDKFFSITVDLKDVLNDIKKYVEYDRYAECKACKGTGAKNGDSFTTCPRCNGTGTIKEEERTFFGVFVRNYQCPTCNGEGKIIKERCDVCHGSGKVIVREKVEINIPAGVEDGYAFRIPGKGNDGKNGGPAGDLIIKVNVRNHPRFVRKGNNLETFVDIDYVQALLGDTIELELLNGKTTLKIPEGTNPGTVLVLKGHGVPDFRTGKYGDLYVKINVVIKKPGLREKKLLKEIAKIKKLGE
- a CDS encoding YitT family protein; translation: MGKNIKKESFNYIIITIGTVLTALGIVLFLDPFSIVAGGISGLAIVLKNLFGWWLGLQMLIYNVFLFALGFWLLGIGFGFKSLYAATLLSVLIDYFEQGLHLDKMMKELLLNSSYNMDPLLMGAIYGGALTGIGLGLVIWRNASTGGTDIIALIINKYFHISSGKGLLLVDSLVTASAFLINPIVPMYGVITIFVTSKMIDTVVEGFESTRTVFVISEKCDKIKEKILKDLDRGVTIIEGKGGYTLKERNVLMVVLTRRELGELRRIIRDVDETAFVNILPNTETLGYGFKRLR
- a CDS encoding CNNM domain-containing protein, whose translation is MEDPSSYQQIIIMIVEIIGLLFLSAFFSASETALTSMSRLKVKDLIENEDDENVREKLHHFLQHPNQLLTTILVMNNLVNILVSSLTTAFIIELVPGNTGKVVGIVTGILTLAILIFGEITPKVYARENTEKFFNIVFPVISFLTYILKPIIWLLVKISNFFIKLFGGEKISEAPFITEDEIINYLDIGHEEGVIEKDEKFIMKRGLELKEISVKEIMTPRVDIVAISEDETLDDFVKLINEEGYSRIPIYKESIDNIIGVCYAKDLFKIIEKEGMKEDILQLNIKNLMHKVEYIPLTMKVRDVMKLFLEKHTHMAIVVDEYGGTAGLVTLEDILEELTGEILDEYDIVSEEINIVKLGKNVYLVNGTTPINDIERELDLELPETDFETIGGLLLEEFERFPKAGEKITLEGVIFEIVSVSKNKIDKVKITVKEDFNENKSGEN
- the cdd gene encoding cytidine deaminase gives rise to the protein MKTNPEKIELLYEKAKEAMNKSYSPYSKFKVGAALITKSGKIYTGTNIENASYGLSMCAERTAIFKAVSEGEKDFETLVVIADTDGPVSPCGACRQVIAEFGVDEIVLTNLKKDFKIMSVEDLLPYGFSGEELDDKNSDN
- a CDS encoding fused response regulator/phosphatase, translating into MIKILIIDENNEQRSYLKEVLINSTILDDEIDVYEASNGLEGLKMAQYNEPNIVILEQQLKEIDGITLCKELASKKDIPIIFLTAIRDNEIKEQAFRAGASDYLIKPTHPYELLIRIKKHYDFYMLQKKLKDTLENYEKDIKIARIVQKGLLPKNKKNDNVVFDYIYISSHYTSGDMLDVIQLDDDKVFVYVYDISGHGVTSALLSIIVKQEIEQIIKEEYNLKDIVLKLEKRTKEHFFDGRYFTGIFAIISKNEIEYINIAHREMIFLKNREIEIDSETDFPMGVGLIHKDNLHVHKKKIDNDTMILLYTDGLLEVKDFDENSLYNLLSNIKNNDPEDIMHTIRTAINLYLDYNYPNDDITVLGLKIL
- a CDS encoding NUDIX domain-containing protein: MSLEHLEEKQLKEEKIFSGVLLDVRKSTVELPNGKESTREYVVHPGAVAVLPVEGEYVYLVEQYRFPIRNSLLEIPAGKFDKPGEEPLECGKRELEEEIGKKAKTWEYLGYIYTTPGFSNEVIHLYLAKDFENTEMNLDEDEFLEVKKLKIDEFENMIMKNEITDAKTIAAYTRAKLLGGI